The window GTACACAACCTAAAATAGTTTGCTTCATATCTGCTTTCCACAGGACTGGTCTTCCAAGCTACTTATAACATACAAAAAATGCTACTGTTTAGTGCCATAtataaaggcaaaaaataaacagGACATAAAGGCAAATCCCAATGCAGTTCGTGGAAAACTACCGGTGTCCTGAAGCATGCCATTCATACATACCTCAAAGAGAATATAGCCAAAGCCTTTGCCCATGCCAGTCTGTCTGTCTCTCACAATTCGCACTGCTACTACATCTCCACAGTCAGAAAAGTGTTCTCGTACAGCATCATCGCTGATGTCTGCAGGCAAATGCAATAAAACAGATGAATCTTCAATCAGAGAGACAGATTTAGAAGTCTGACCAAAATCTTTTGCCTTACTAAACATTTTATATTTGCCCATTATAGATATACAAACATACGTAGTCATCCAGAAAAATACCAGCAAGTTACCAATGCAGACTTTAGTTCTATTTATTTTGACAGTTACTGATTCTCTAGTTTTGAAGAGTACAATAAAAACAAATcacagaggagaaagaaggcacagactgaaacaattttttcaaataatttatcaTTTGAACAGGGCAGAAGTTAAGACTTGTGCTACATTTTTATAGCTCCTTCTTATGCCCAAACCTATTTCTGAGAATTAACATCGATGATAACAAGCTTGAGCTGGCAGTTCTTAAGTCTACGGCTCATCAACTGAAATGTGAATTTTAGCTGAATGGGGGAGAAGGGATTTACAGCTTTTACTCACAGGTGCTATACCTCTATCCTGGTAATGGTCACATGTGTGAGGCTCCTTCACACCTATGCTATCAGAAAGACAAGTGTGATGTACCAATACCAAAATATAGGTTATTCTTTTTTCTGTATAGGTATACTTTATACTATGGTAAATTCCTTTACACAGACATAATCATATCTGCACTACTGGGAAGGGCTGAACTTAATAGTAcaggtttaattaaaacaatagGACTTAGATAGGTGACAAGGGTTCAAGCTGCTGCAATCATTTCCAGAGCACTGTCAATGTCTGAACTGTTTCTTCTGCAGGAAGCACAGAACACACAGAACTGGCACAAAATCTACACAACAACAGGTTTAAGAAATGTCACCAAAACCAGATTTGTCACCTATCCAGCTTTTCAGACAGGTCAAGTTTCAGGCTGAAGTCTAAAACCTGTTTATTTGGCATTACTGTCAGCAGTACATGATACAGCTCCGTGTCAGGTCACAGGCACAGGGCCTGCATTCATCCTGTATATTTACACATCCACACCACCACAAAGTTGTATGTTCATCCCAAGCAACCTGACTCCATTAACACCCTTCATATGGACCTCACCTGACATTGATCCCTTCATCTATTCTCCACTCTACTCAGAAGAAGTTGAATGTTCATTAAGCACTGACTTGAACTATACAGTAGGAAGCGCTTCCACGCAATAACAACCAATTGCCAGTAAGTGCCTGTACAGAGTTGCTTGCTCTGTGGCTCACAGACAGCATCAAAATCAGAAGCTGCCATTGTGTATCACTTGGAAGTGGTTCACACGTAAGTAGTAGTATATGTTTGACAGTTTAGGGAATCTATGGCCTAAGCAGTTTagtcatatttattttaaaaattaccaaGTAAAAACAAGAACTAAAGAAGTGCTTGTATTTTCTAGCAATAATAACACAAGAAAACAATTCACCTGCAGAATTTGCCAGAAACTTACAACTTCTTCAGGTGTTTCAGTTAAAAATTAGATgagctattttaaaattaaattccagCAAAAATATGTTTAGCTACCTAAACATGCCCCATAAATAACAGATTAAAATATCCTAATGTCAACATATTCAACAAAAGTGAAATAATGGCGCATATGACAATCCATTTTAGACTCACCATATGAGAGATTTCCCAAGAATATAGACCGTTTATTGTCAtgctaaacaaaacaaagaagaaataaaagacagtaaGTTATTTGTTacagcaaaaaacagaaaagtctttttcaaGTCACATATATTACTTACTGAACTGTTTTTTGATGCAAGGTCAACTCTGATGTGAAATCCACTAGCAATTTGTGTTCCATTTCTTTTGtagccaaaagaaaaagaaagatttaaaaaagaaaacagaataatccAATGAATAAGTAGTACTTAATTTACAAAGTCACTGTGTAGCGTTATTCCATAAGCAAATTCACTTTTAAgttcaaagaaatgtttttattctgaTTCAAGCAAAAGAGAGGAGGCAGTTTAAATTTATCTTTTAACCCCTTTGTAAATCCACCTGTTCAGCAGAGGATAAGGAACAAAACTGAAACTTACTTTTTTAGAGCCTTAATGGCATCACATTCTTCCTTAAAAACAACATAAGCATTGATGTACTTCATGTTAGGGTGTATCTTACGcctgaaagagagggaaaagatgCATATTGTTTAAATAATTCTCAGACAAAGCATGCACAGTACACGTACATTTCTTGTTAAACACATTTACGTCTCCTCTGTTTCACACACAGTAACCACTTCCCTTAAAGGTAGAATTAGCCTCTCATGTCCAACAGAGTTCCACTGCACATCTTCAACAGTCTGTATATGCACCCTGATTAAGTTTCCTCAGCTCATAAATACAACCAAAGGAATTCAAGATTTTTAGCACTTCATCTTTCTCTTTCCTAAAAGGTAAGAAATATAAACTACGTAACTAATTAATTACTACTATAACAGACACacgattctttttttcctgtcatgaaaAAATTTACCTATACACCAAAGATAATTACAAAAGTCAAagatatgtaaaagaaaaaaaaatgaacatagcCAAATGTGTAACaacaaacacttaaaaattatttttgctttgaaaaataagcATGAAAGTCACAAGTGGAACTTACTTTATGGCTGCTAACTTTTTGGATAAAGTATCTTCTGCTGGAACCTATAAGATAAACAGAGCTTTAGATAAGTGGCTCTTATGTCCATCTAGCTCAAATATTtgttcttgaagacaaagagGCAGTCAAACAAGTACTGTTCCCACTCAAAGTAACATAGCCAATCCACTGAGCAACTGTAAATGGCTATTCCTACAGATAACCTAGGAAGACCTCAAAATTTTATAGGTTACTTTGACTTACTCTGTTACATTTCTTGAGTTCCAAGATGGTTATCTTCAGCTATTTAACACATTATACTTATCTGCAAACAGTTTGTCCTTGCTACTGTAACTTAAAAACAGCTGAATAATACCTTAACTAAAAAAGCAGTAACAAAGGCATTCTCCTCACAGAGGAGATACAACTCTGATGATATTAACTGCTATTATAGGAAGAGTAAAATGTAATGAAAGGAAAGATGTATCTGGCATCTCTGGTAAATTCTCCAAGGCTACAATTctaaagggggggggaaataaacaACCAAACCTGTTTCTGAACAAATGAAGATAGAAGCTTTATGAATAGTAGACTTTAAGGTCAGCAAATTGATTTTATTAAAGGAAAGAACATACCACAGAACGGAATCGAATGGATTCTATTTGTCCATACTCTTTAAAAAGAGACTTCAGCATCTAAACAGAAGACATTTTAGATATTCAATATATTTTTGCATCCTGGAAGTAAGAATTATTATTGTTGAACTACTTGTaagattatttaaattattttcatttcactcaTACAAGGTAGGAAGTACTAGCTGACTTTTATGCATCCATGACAATAATTTATAATGTTGAAAGGACTACTAAAACACACAAGCTATTTCTAACGATTTCTGCGTTTCTTAAGGCAGCTTCTTATCCTATTGATTGCTACAACTGAATTCATACACCTTACTATAAAAAAGTattataaatttaaaatattttatacaacAATCTAAAGTATTATTTGGATTCAAAATCAGATGCAGATTCTAGCTTTGTACTCCTAGTTCTCATTTAATAAAAGCcttgtcactgaaaaaaaaattaactaattaTACTGAAGAAAGAGCAACTGCATCCACTGCTGTAAATAGcctacctcaaaaaaaaaaagagagaaagagagagagagagagagagattacttCAAACAGTTTCTGATAATGAGCATTATTTCCTacttttgcagaaagcaattttaTTCACAGATATGTGATTTTTCAGCAGGAGACATCCCCTTAAACAAAGGACTGACATAATTCTTTTCATTCCTTTAGCTGACAGCATCCATTCACATACCTGAGCAGTACAGTTGACAGGTAGATTTCCAACAAACactgttcttctgttttttatcatttcctcagcttcattttttttcttttgttgttctaCCGTAATACCTGTATCTGAATTAACGACACGTTTGGTGATGGCATGAgaagtttggtttttttgcttctctttgcttTGAAACTCTTTTTGCTCCTTCTCTTCATCTGCCTGTTCCAAAGCACTCTcccttttcagaaaaatatatacaaattaCAATTGATGGGAAAAAGCAGGGCTTTTGAGGTCAAAGAAGTGAAGCTccaagataaatattttaatttatattttaaatgaagatacTCAAGATAAAGttttcaaacattatttttccCTATTTATTATGCATTAAACAAACAAATCTGATCATTCCGCAATACAATATGCAAATAGTCCTAGTGACCTTGCAAACATTTTTAGTAGGTAGGTATAGGTAGTAGGTATAATGAAGAAAGAATTCAGAAGTAAATCATATTCTATATTGTCTagaatttcaggggaaaaaaagaaaagcattttcatttttgtacACTAAAACCAAGGAAAAATTTAATTCTTCCCAACATCCAGGGCTCTTGCAACTGAAAATCCTTTGAGATCCATGAACAATAAACAGATCTGAAGAAGCCTCTGAAATGCTACAAGCATCAGAACAGCAAAGAAATGATAATGTTTCATGGGCACAGAAGATGCAACAACACATAGTGCCAGAAAGAGGACAGTGTTAGCCTCATCAAGAACTATAATCCAGTGAATACCTTCAGTTCACCCTGCATTTTTAAGAGAACAGGCATTGTTCATTGCAAGCCTCCATGACACAAAATAGTTCTGTGTCACAGCAACGCTAGTAGCCTACAGGCAGGCATGCTAAGGACCACTAACTCAAGCACCTTGCTCTTACTGGAAGTGCCTCTGCTCCTCTGACTGAGGGTGTCTTTGATAAAGCCAGCTACAGTTGAAATCACCACCTGTACCAGGACAGGACGCAACATCTAAATCTACATGCCCTCTAGGCAGCTCCTTAACAGGGTTTTCATTATTTCATGGAGCTAGGACCTATCTCTCTCAAGAAGTTGAGATATTTATTCCCTCTTGAGGCAAATTATATGAAGTTACCTATACAACAACAACCATCTTAAAACACAAAGTTAAAGTGAACAGTAGAATAGAACTTTATTGTTTCAGTAATCTCACAGTCTTATGATTAATATAATTgggattgtatttttttttatcttaccaCAAGAGCATCATCTACTCACctgtttgccatttttttctctgctttcgaAAGTTCCTTCTTTTTGGCCTTCTCCACTCTTACAGGAGGTTCTTGTCTGAGAGATGAGCTGTGATCTTCTGACACTTTCTCTACTTCTTCTGTACGCTTTCTcttcttattttcctttaaaaaatttaaaagacaTTACCTTGGAAAATAAAATTCCCCAAACATTCtacaattattttatatattgtaGTTTATTTGGAATGCCGCTGATAGAAGCCACTAAGTCTGCCAGAAGAGATGTTTCCTACACCCAAATCTCTCTGGTCATTGGTGCACCcatcacccacccacccacccttgTCACATCATTTCTACTCTTAATGGAATCACCATAATAACAACAGTTTATGAAAAGCAATCAGTGCTAAGTAACTTACATTCCAGAAAGCTATAAAAAGAGCCAATGCATAAAAATGACTACGGTCTTACTGCAAGAGGGCAATATAAATTAACTCTATCCCTGGGAAAATCATCTGTCCTCCTGCTCCTCCCAGTAAGGGCTGTTTATTTATACTTTCATAACATGAAGAAAAATGGCACAGATCAGAACTGCTCATTCAGGATATGTTTTAAACTAGTTTAAAAGGTCTGTTGAACATCTGCACTACATGAAACAGGTATCCTCAGAACAATCATCTACCATACCAACATGCAAGTTTTCTGAAAGGAACTTATGGCCTTGCTTAGCCATGTCCTCGGTTTCCAAAGTCTGAAAAAGGCACAACAGTTATTTTCAGAATGATACTATTCTCTTCTAAGCATAGTATGATGAGCATGTATTTCTTTTAGGACCATATCCTGCCTCATTTCACATACTGTGGCGATAAGTCAGGACTGATTCATAGAAGGATCGTGGAGAAAACAGTGTTGAGGCCTTTGAGCCCAAGACTTCTTCCAGAGAAGAGAAAAGACTTGCTGTGTTATCCAAAACCCATTGCAAAGCGCTTGACCACAGAGCAATACTTTTTGTCTAACAAATCTGTGATGTAACAAGCATCAAAGGTTTCTGGGCACATAAAGGTTGTGTGTCATGGGTACAGCTGCTGCTTCTGAATGGCTCCATTTGCGTGAAcagatttcctttaaaatttgcTTAAATTGTAAATAACACACAAAACTAGCAATCGTGTTAAGAGAAGCAGTATACATTGGCATGTTAGTCACCAAAATCAGTTTTAAGGATGCAGTACTCTAATATCATCAAATAAAGTTATCGTTTCCcttttgaacaaaaaaagaattgccaactattattatttgttttttttaatacacgagtaggaaaacaaaaaaaaccctactgcaTTGCAAAGACAATAACAAACCACAAAAAGCTATGAAACTTAAACTCTGCTCACAGAAGCTATCTACACACAAGAACGGCATCTCTTTCATACCAAATGTCAGAACTTACACAGTCCACAGAAGCGGTGAGCTCGCCTAAGGAATTACTTCGCCACGCTCCCTTTGGGGCTCACGTGTATACACGCACACACTACGAAAGGACGAGCTGGGGATCGCGTTGCTGCCCTTTTCCACTCCTCCGCACCTCCCCTGACCGGCCAGAAGCCCGCCGGCGCGGCAGCGGCACTTACCCTGGGCACAGCCACCAAcaccggcggcgccgcggccccgctgaaGAGCCGCGCGAGCGGCAGCGCCTCCGCCTCGCCGGGGAACAGGCTGTTCACCACCTGCCCGACCACGTACTCCCCGCCCGGGCCCCTGCACGGGAGAACAGCGTCAGCGCAACGGCCGGCGCGGCAACGGCCGGCGCGCCGCAGGGAGGAGGGCGGAGGGGCACGGGGCGCAGCgcgcgcggggggggagggggggggaagcggcaggGCGCGCGCTGACGcaccccgccggcggcggcggcggcggcgggtctcGCGGAGCGTCGGCCCCTCGGCGCGCCCTCATGCTGGCCCGCGCTGGCGGAGAGAGAGACGGGAGAGGCTGCCGGGATCCGTCACTTCCGGCGCGCTCGCGAGCAgggcccgcgcggggcggggcctcccCGGCGTGCGGCCTTTGGGCCGTTAACGGCCTCGCGGCCGCGGGCGCCGCAGTGCCGCCGGTAGTACAGGCTGGCGGCGAGGGGCGGGTCCTCCGTGGCCCGActggccgccgctccccgccgccggggcccgcggcgcccTGCCCGCAGCCAGACTAATGGGCGCGGCGTGGCCGGTGTGCGGCAGGGAGTTTGCCCCGTAACGTTACCAGCTTGGTAACGCACGGCTGAAGCTTGCCCTCGTAACGTTTCTGTAACGTACGGCTTCACGACTGCTCATGAGACTGAAGTATTAATGAGAAATAAGAACACAGTTCATTCGCAGCACTGGATATAAAGTAGGGATGGCAGACTTCAGAGCGGTGGACTTAAAGATTGTGTGTGTCATTTCTGAAAGCGCAAACACAAAATGATCAGTTACAGCTGATTTCCGATATGGAGGCATTTACATTAGCCTGCCACCAGCCAGGAAATTCTTCTGATGGTATTAGCTGATAGAAATAAAACTATAAAGATGATATAATCAAGTTCTATCTTTCATTATAAACTCTCTCCCTTCATCAAAAACTTCACCTAATGCAAAACTTCATTTCCTAGAAATCCCACACCACCATCACAGTAACCAGTTTCATGCGGATATAAGCTTTTCTGAAACAGGATGTTATATTCCAATTCATGTACCTGTTCAACATGTTTTGCTATAGTTTTGATAATctaaaaacatgcaaaacattAGCTATGGGAGTTGcacacattttggaaaaaaaaataattttttcatttattttcctgtcaGGCTGAGCTCCAAGTTTGCTGTGGTGAGCACAGTTTGAGAAGGATACAAAACTTATtccataattactttttttttttttgtcttctcatgCCGCTTCTACCTCAAATAGCTTTATAAGTAACTCAGGATGCCAGAAATTGTTAAAAGAGAAGTGTTGCTTTGGTTTATAAAAAAAGAGTAACATTTTTGCCCCGTGATGCTGTGGAAGTATTTCTTATGGTGTCCATCCTATTTTATGTGAGCATATTTTGGACAAGTTCTCTTTATTGCTGTTATCCAGCCAGCATTCAGGATGACATTTCTGACAAATCAACAACACTTAAAAAGTCGGGCTAGTAGAAGTGTCTGTGCCAAGCTGAGGCTAGGAAAAAACATCATCAGTTTTTATTAGAAATAGCATGAAGTAGCATAAGCTGCCTTTGCTCCACAAACTAAGGCAAAAGAGGCATATTAATGCCACTCAGCAGGGGGCAAGGCAGAAGTTTTCAAGGTAACTCTGGGGCTGACATATTCCTACCAGTGCAGGGTAGGGCACTGGTAAACAAAAACGCTTGCTGATAGCCCAACCATAGCATTGCCACAACAGCCAGTGCTGCACCTCTGAGCTAACTAGCCCCATCTCGCAACAGGGCTCAGTTAGCTTGCATGCAGCATCACCCTGACACAATTACACTGCTCCGTTTCCACAGCCCAGCACAGTCCCAGGctgaagcttctttttt is drawn from Apteryx mantelli isolate bAptMan1 chromosome 3, bAptMan1.hap1, whole genome shotgun sequence and contains these coding sequences:
- the RBM34 gene encoding RNA-binding protein 34; translated protein: PSSLRRAGRCRAGRCADAVLPCRGPGGEYVVGQVVNSLFPGEAEALPLARLFSGAAAPPVLVAVPRENKKRKRTEEVEKVSEDHSSSLRQEPPVRVEKAKKKELSKAEKKMANRESALEQADEEKEQKEFQSKEKQKNQTSHAITKRVVNSDTGITVEQQKKKNEAEEMIKNRRTVFVGNLPVNCTAQMLKSLFKEYGQIESIRFRSVVPAEDTLSKKLAAIKRKIHPNMKYINAYVVFKEECDAIKALKKNGTQIASGFHIRVDLASKNSSHDNKRSIFLGNLSYDISDDAVREHFSDCGDVVAVRIVRDRQTGMGKGFGYILFENTDAVHLALKLNNSDLMGRKLRVKRCVEKGKAQQQNPIQSCGPKDRVDTTLKTKRYSNDSFVGEKATPLKKSTKAKRLKSITKKKIGKTK